A stretch of the Chlamydia pecorum E58 genome encodes the following:
- the trpR gene encoding trp operon repressor, whose protein sequence is MTKESVEDGWNAFVRLCSQSESLETLFSLFLTYGEREAIASRYVIVKALLEGNMTQREISEAYGVSIAQITRGSNALKIIDPNFKEFLRKTN, encoded by the coding sequence ATGACGAAAGAAAGTGTTGAAGATGGCTGGAATGCGTTTGTGAGGTTGTGTTCTCAATCGGAATCTTTGGAGACATTATTTTCGTTGTTTTTGACTTATGGAGAGCGGGAAGCGATAGCTTCGCGATATGTTATTGTTAAGGCGCTGTTAGAGGGAAATATGACGCAGCGTGAAATTTCTGAGGCATATGGTGTGAGCATTGCGCAAATTACACGAGGATCTAATGCTTTAAAAATAATAGATCCTAATTTT
- a CDS encoding Pmp family polymorphic membrane protein autotransporter adhesin, with amino-acid sequence MKVSFPGIVSSLVITFNSIAFAAPDQVVLTSQDSFEGSQGGVFAPRESSNAEGTSYLFKDSISIYNVSSIGAGSSGSGTKSCFSNTNGSLAFLGQGFSFLFRDLKFSAVSSAISSTAANQSVTFSGFSVLSFVRSPASGTAGTGASSAINVSNTLDITGNTRVVFQENSSEEDGGAIKAGGITIAVTKESIEFIKNSSKKQGGAVFASNKIEISKNSGDVVFSENSSVASGGALGSSGEILIADNVSVSFLGNQVTGTTASTSGQNSGGAICGYKASTGSSGGLGSGGGGSGATSSINLKGNKNLIFSENSSTTSGGAIFAQSLTLSSGGPTVFSKNTVVGGTTPKGGAIAIEAGGKISLSADYGDITFAGNTINTPGSTPTVTRNAISIGAGGTFTNLRAAEGCSIFFYDPVTMENGTTSPPPTTTTPTLTINASDTNGSGIQYKGTIVFSGEQLSAAEVVNGNVKSTITQPVTLAAGTLALKSGVTLTTEAFTQQSGSQLLMDVGTTLVANGNITLTDLAINLNSQSSNPAVIQANSNTNNLTLSGPIQLVDTTGTYYENHDLSKTLDRELFTLKASGSVTQPTPSVSLGVPETHYGYQGTWSINWTSSAQSESKAKFTWNKTGYTPSPTRKGFYVPNSLWATFSDVRALQELMESSVQAELGNLEFWGAGFSNFMHKDRTSSRLGFRHIAAGYVLGASGQALSEDVFSMAFCQLFGRDKDYVSTKNQGTIYGGALYYEHEKSFVYAKLALDLPVVLSGHASYLYTSNEMKTSYATGSTVQGSWGNHCCALSFGGKSAFGLSEIYPFRELLPFMKLQCVYAWRQSFQEKNADARSFKKSDLLNLSLPIGITFQKESEHHPSAYDVTLIYIVDIVRKNPECVTTLLVSGDFWTTYAANFARQAMVLRVGNHYQFSPGFEMFSQLAFELRGSSRNYNANFGGKINF; translated from the coding sequence ATGAAAGTCTCTTTCCCTGGGATTGTCTCTTCATTGGTTATCACATTTAACTCCATTGCATTTGCTGCTCCAGATCAAGTAGTTTTAACATCTCAAGATAGTTTTGAGGGTTCCCAGGGAGGTGTATTCGCACCTAGAGAATCTTCAAATGCTGAAGGAACATCCTATCTCTTTAAAGATTCCATATCGATCTATAATGTCTCTAGTATAGGTGCAGGATCGTCAGGATCTGGGACAAAAAGTTGCTTTAGCAACACTAATGGCTCTTTAGCATTCCTGGGACAGGGGTTTTCGTTCCTTTTCCGGGATTTAAAATTCTCTGCGGTTTCCTCGGCAATCTCTAGTACGGCAGCAAATCAGTCTGTGACTTTCTCAGGATTTTCTGTACTTTCTTTCGTGCGCTCTCCAGCTTCCGGCACGGCAGGAACAGGGGCATCTAGTGCTATCAATGTTTCTAATACACTAGATATCACAGGGAACACAAGAGTCGTCTTTCAAGAGAACTCCTCAGAGGAGGATGGAGGCGCCATAAAAGCCGGAGGCATAACGATAGCAGTAACGAAAGAATCTATAGAATTTATTAAAAACAGTTCTAAGAAACAGGGTGGGGCGGTTTTTGCTTCGAATAAGATAGAAATTTCTAAAAACTCAGGAGATGTTGTCTTTTCAGAGAACAGTTCTGTAGCTTCTGGAGGAGCTTTAGGTTCTTCTGGGGAGATTTTAATTGCAGACAATGTATCTGTCTCTTTTCTAGGAAATCAAGTTACAGGAACAACAGCGAGCACTTCAGGACAAAATTCCGGAGGGGCAATCTGTGGATATAAAGCAAGCACAGGCTCCAGTGGTGGTTTAGGAAGCGGGGGAGGAGGTTCTGGAGCTACTTCTAGTATTAATCTGAAAGGGAATAAGAACCTAATTTTTAGTGAAAACTCTTCTACAACAAGTGGTGGGGCGATTTTTGCTCAGAGCTTAACGCTTTCTTCGGGAGGCCCTACTGTATTTAGCAAAAATACTGTGGTTGGGGGAACAACTCCTAAAGGAGGAGCGATAGCTATAGAGGCTGGAGGAAAGATTTCCTTATCTGCAGATTATGGAGATATTACCTTTGCAGGGAATACAATCAATACACCTGGCAGTACACCGACAGTTACAAGAAATGCTATTAGTATAGGTGCTGGAGGGACTTTTACAAACTTACGCGCTGCTGAAGGATGTTCCATATTTTTCTATGATCCTGTGACTATGGAAAATGGAACAACATCCCCGCCTCCCACAACAACAACTCCAACATTAACGATTAATGCTTCAGATACTAATGGATCTGGGATTCAGTATAAGGGAACGATTGTTTTTTCTGGGGAACAGCTATCTGCTGCGGAGGTTGTTAACGGGAATGTAAAGTCTACGATCACACAACCGGTGACCTTAGCTGCAGGAACATTAGCATTAAAATCTGGAGTGACTTTAACAACAGAAGCATTCACCCAGCAATCTGGATCTCAGCTCCTAATGGATGTTGGAACAACATTAGTAGCAAATGGAAATATCACATTAACAGATCTTGCAATCAATTTGAATTCTCAAAGTTCGAATCCTGCAGTGATACAAGCGAATAGTAATACGAATAACTTAACTCTTTCTGGTCCTATTCAGCTTGTAGATACTACAGGGACGTATTATGAAAACCATGATCTTAGCAAGACTTTAGATCGTGAACTATTTACTTTAAAAGCTTCAGGGAGCGTGACACAACCTACACCTTCTGTTTCTTTGGGTGTTCCAGAGACACATTATGGGTATCAGGGAACGTGGAGTATAAACTGGACAAGTAGTGCACAAAGTGAATCTAAAGCAAAGTTTACTTGGAATAAAACGGGATACACTCCGAGCCCTACAAGGAAAGGGTTTTATGTGCCAAATAGTTTGTGGGCAACATTTTCAGACGTACGTGCTCTGCAAGAGCTTATGGAATCCAGTGTTCAAGCAGAGCTAGGTAATCTAGAGTTTTGGGGAGCAGGATTTTCGAACTTTATGCATAAAGATCGAACGTCATCCCGTCTTGGATTTAGGCATATCGCTGCAGGGTATGTATTAGGAGCTAGCGGACAGGCGTTATCTGAAGATGTATTTAGTATGGCGTTTTGTCAGCTTTTCGGAAGAGATAAGGATTATGTCTCTACGAAAAACCAAGGTACAATTTATGGAGGTGCTCTGTATTATGAGCATGAGAAAAGCTTTGTGTATGCCAAATTAGCTTTGGATCTTCCTGTAGTGCTCTCAGGCCATGCGAGCTATTTATATACGAGCAATGAAATGAAAACCTCTTATGCAACAGGGTCTACAGTTCAAGGCTCATGGGGAAACCACTGCTGTGCGCTTTCATTTGGAGGTAAGTCAGCCTTTGGGCTTTCCGAAATATATCCATTTCGAGAACTCTTACCTTTTATGAAATTACAATGCGTTTATGCTTGGAGACAGAGTTTTCAAGAGAAAAATGCAGATGCACGAAGCTTTAAGAAAAGCGATCTTTTGAACCTTTCTCTTCCTATAGGAATAACGTTCCAAAAAGAATCCGAGCACCATCCCTCAGCATACGATGTCACATTGATATATATCGTGGATATAGTGCGAAAAAACCCTGAATGCGTAACGACCTTATTAGTTAGCGGAGACTTTTGGACAACTTATGCAGCAAACTTCGCAAGGCAAGCCATGGTACTACGTGTAGGAAACCATTACCAGTTCTCCCCTGGATTCGAAATGTTTAGCCAACTTGCTTTTGAATTGCGAGGCTCCTCAAGAAACTATAACGCCAATTTTGGAGGAAAAATCAATTTTTAA
- the dapA gene encoding 4-hydroxy-tetrahydrodipicolinate synthase produces the protein MRMLAAVVTPFFPDFRIDFASLGRILRLQEEANNGIVLLGSTGESLSLSLEEKLQVLRFACDLHMHSPLYIGIPGVSLQDSLAWMDMCHGYPISGFLLTSPIYTKPGVYGQTLWFETLLKKTQLPAILYNIPSRAGTPLHIDTLKAVAHYEFCWGVKDSGGSIENGLCYQQCAPHLKLFCGDDGLWHDMASHGAYGLISVAANAWAKEVHEVVHSFFPKELWQELTSWLAQATNPISIKHMLAHLGYISSPTLRVPLSDKDFSQQGSLPTIVEKMLCRT, from the coding sequence ATGCGCATGCTAGCTGCTGTTGTGACTCCGTTTTTTCCGGATTTTCGTATAGATTTTGCTAGTTTGGGGAGAATCTTGCGTCTTCAAGAGGAGGCAAATAATGGTATAGTTCTTCTAGGTAGTACAGGAGAGAGCCTTTCACTATCTTTAGAAGAGAAACTACAGGTCTTAAGATTTGCATGTGATTTACATATGCATAGCCCGTTATATATTGGTATTCCAGGAGTATCTCTTCAAGATTCCTTAGCTTGGATGGACATGTGCCATGGTTATCCTATTTCGGGATTTTTACTGACTAGCCCTATTTATACAAAACCTGGCGTGTATGGACAAACTTTATGGTTTGAAACTCTTCTGAAGAAAACACAACTTCCTGCAATTTTATACAACATCCCTTCTCGTGCAGGGACTCCCTTGCATATAGATACCCTAAAGGCTGTAGCTCATTATGAATTTTGCTGGGGAGTGAAAGATAGCGGGGGATCTATAGAAAATGGCTTATGTTATCAACAGTGCGCGCCTCATCTTAAATTGTTTTGTGGAGATGATGGGTTATGGCATGACATGGCCTCACACGGAGCATATGGATTAATTTCTGTAGCTGCAAATGCTTGGGCTAAGGAAGTTCATGAGGTAGTCCATAGTTTTTTCCCAAAAGAACTATGGCAGGAGCTTACCTCTTGGTTAGCGCAAGCTACAAATCCGATTTCAATAAAGCACATGCTAGCACATTTAGGCTACATTTCAAGCCCCACGTTACGTGTACCTTTGTCTGATAAAGATTTTTCCCAACAAGGTTCGTTACCCACTATAGTGGAAAAAATGCTCTGTCGAACATAA
- a CDS encoding aspartate kinase, with the protein MPSVVYKFGGTSLGSAECIQKVCDIIYADEPSFVVLSAIAGVTDMLESFYASSAQERLSLLRDLQKKHEAIVRDLNVPFPVSSWISRLFPYVNQQHLSVADRANILALGEDIAVSLVKAVCRSRSLNIQSLEARDVILTDDNYSRATPDLSLMRRSWKDRQLSANTSYIIQGFIGASQAGETTILGRGGSDYTAALIAEICNASEVRIYTDVSGVYTMDPKVVENAQRIPELSFEEMQNLARFGAKVLYPPMLSPCMRAGIPIFVTSTFHSTQEGTWIYAIEREESLEPKITALSLRQNQSLCSIDFSSLDQGMDELVYKLHSLGIFPELITTQNHTCSFILDNEGSSSEKLQSLQHALSTFRVVRLHHDMALITIVGSGLSCPKVMSTMMEGLHLQVAPLFCSQSSKVLSFAVMSSCAESIIAQLHNDFVKQDI; encoded by the coding sequence ATGCCTTCAGTTGTATATAAGTTTGGTGGGACAAGTTTAGGATCTGCTGAATGTATTCAGAAAGTTTGTGATATTATTTATGCAGATGAACCTAGCTTTGTCGTGTTAAGTGCGATTGCCGGTGTTACAGATATGTTGGAAAGCTTTTATGCAAGTTCTGCACAAGAGCGACTCAGCCTTTTAAGAGATTTGCAGAAAAAACATGAAGCCATAGTTAGAGATTTAAATGTACCGTTCCCGGTCTCCTCATGGATATCTCGATTGTTTCCCTATGTAAACCAGCAGCATCTTTCTGTTGCGGATAGAGCCAATATTCTTGCTCTAGGGGAGGATATTGCTGTTTCCTTGGTGAAGGCTGTATGCCGTAGTAGATCTTTAAATATCCAGAGTTTAGAAGCCCGAGATGTCATTTTGACAGATGATAATTATAGTCGAGCTACTCCAGACCTTTCTTTGATGAGAAGGTCGTGGAAAGATAGACAGCTTTCGGCAAATACTAGCTATATCATTCAAGGATTTATAGGGGCAAGTCAAGCAGGGGAGACTACGATCTTAGGACGTGGAGGGAGTGATTATACAGCAGCTTTGATTGCAGAAATTTGCAATGCTAGCGAGGTGCGTATTTACACGGATGTGAGTGGTGTCTATACGATGGACCCTAAAGTTGTAGAGAACGCTCAAAGAATTCCAGAGTTAAGTTTTGAAGAGATGCAAAATCTTGCACGTTTTGGAGCTAAAGTCCTTTATCCTCCCATGCTTTCTCCTTGTATGCGGGCAGGCATTCCAATTTTTGTTACTTCAACATTTCATTCTACACAGGAGGGAACGTGGATTTATGCTATTGAAAGAGAAGAAAGTCTTGAGCCGAAAATTACAGCGCTATCATTACGTCAAAATCAAAGTCTTTGTTCTATAGATTTTAGTTCCTTAGATCAAGGTATGGATGAGCTTGTGTACAAACTTCATAGCCTAGGAATCTTTCCTGAATTAATCACAACGCAAAATCATACGTGTTCTTTTATCTTAGACAATGAGGGCTCTTCTTCGGAAAAACTCCAAAGCTTACAACATGCACTATCTACATTTAGAGTAGTCAGATTGCATCACGATATGGCATTAATTACTATAGTGGGCTCGGGTTTGTCTTGTCCAAAAGTGATGTCTACGATGATGGAAGGTCTGCATTTACAAGTAGCCCCTCTATTTTGCTCTCAAAGTTCTAAGGTTCTTAGCTTTGCGGTTATGTCCTCGTGTGCAGAGAGCATCATAGCACAGCTGCATAACGATTTTGTAAAACAAGATATTTAA
- the asd gene encoding aspartate-semialdehyde dehydrogenase yields the protein MRVAILGATGLVGQKFIALLQKCNNWEVGEVVASEAKYGHPYHTACVWQEPLTPLPQAIGSLVIQTVEELQADIVVSFLPEKHAEILEAYCLSKGKTVFSNASAYRMHPYVPILIPELNKEHILLIEQQPFPGRIITNSNCCVSGVALALAPLRDFGLDHIHIVTLQSASGAGYPGVPSTDLLSNTIPFIAGEEEKILRETKKILGTPTQPLCCKISVSVHRVPVVYGHMFSLHISFLQPVDLEEIAMCYEKKNLEFPGTYQLYKDPRFPQARHHLTHDDMRVHIGPITYGGDTRTIKMNVLVHNLVRGAAGAVLANMEWYVQYCGGRHAFSCI from the coding sequence ATGCGTGTCGCTATTTTGGGCGCTACGGGACTTGTGGGTCAAAAGTTTATAGCTCTATTGCAAAAATGCAATAATTGGGAAGTTGGAGAAGTTGTTGCTTCAGAAGCAAAATACGGACATCCTTATCATACGGCATGTGTTTGGCAGGAGCCTTTGACTCCACTTCCACAAGCTATAGGATCCCTAGTTATACAGACAGTCGAAGAGCTACAGGCAGATATTGTTGTCTCTTTTCTTCCAGAAAAACATGCGGAAATATTAGAAGCATACTGCTTGTCTAAAGGAAAGACCGTGTTTTCTAATGCTTCGGCATACCGTATGCATCCTTATGTGCCAATTCTTATTCCAGAGCTCAATAAGGAGCATATTCTCCTTATTGAGCAACAGCCCTTTCCAGGAAGAATCATAACAAATTCTAATTGTTGTGTTTCTGGAGTGGCTCTTGCTCTTGCTCCCCTAAGAGACTTTGGTTTGGATCACATACATATTGTTACTTTACAATCAGCAAGTGGCGCAGGTTATCCTGGTGTTCCTTCTACAGATTTATTATCCAATACAATTCCCTTTATTGCTGGAGAAGAAGAAAAAATTCTTAGGGAAACAAAAAAAATTCTAGGAACTCCAACGCAGCCTTTGTGTTGTAAGATTTCTGTAAGTGTCCATCGTGTGCCTGTAGTATATGGACACATGTTCTCTTTACATATATCTTTTCTTCAGCCTGTGGATCTTGAAGAGATAGCGATGTGTTATGAGAAAAAAAATTTAGAATTCCCAGGAACTTATCAATTGTATAAGGACCCTAGATTTCCCCAAGCACGTCATCACCTTACCCATGACGATATGCGAGTACATATAGGTCCCATTACCTATGGAGGCGACACTCGTACTATAAAGATGAACGTATTGGTTCATAATCTTGTTCGTGGGGCGGCAGGAGCTGTACTGGCAAATATGGAATGGTACGTGCAGTATTGTGGAGGTCGGCATGCCTTCAGTTGTATATAA
- a CDS encoding 4-hydroxy-tetrahydrodipicolinate reductase, with protein sequence MRVGLIGCLGKMNQCVAALLHKDPYYSLGPGFSRHGTHSLLEVIEKNSVLVDFSSPELTDLLVDTLLCYPKPVILGTSGFPENCQDKQKKLKKLSLHVPVVLCANTSLGAVLQKILTSLLAEFLDDRYDICVREVHHKKKREAISGTAWDLISTLSKVKKDIWNQEYAVEGKEKKIELHVSRVGNIPGEHEVAFISDEEQIVLRHTVFSRDVFARGVLRILSWLKTEAPEPGLYGLEDVLKLSFKGVTPLA encoded by the coding sequence ATGCGCGTAGGTCTTATTGGATGTTTAGGTAAAATGAATCAGTGTGTTGCAGCATTGTTACACAAGGATCCCTATTATAGCTTAGGCCCTGGTTTTTCTCGTCATGGTACACATTCGTTATTGGAAGTTATAGAGAAGAACTCTGTTCTTGTGGATTTTTCTTCTCCTGAGCTTACAGATCTTCTTGTAGATACTCTACTTTGTTATCCTAAACCTGTCATTCTCGGTACTTCTGGATTTCCTGAGAATTGTCAGGATAAACAAAAGAAATTAAAGAAATTATCTCTACATGTCCCTGTAGTTTTATGCGCGAATACTAGCTTAGGAGCTGTCTTACAGAAGATTCTCACAAGCTTGCTCGCAGAATTTCTTGATGATCGTTATGATATCTGCGTTAGAGAGGTACATCATAAGAAAAAACGTGAGGCTATATCTGGGACTGCTTGGGATTTGATTTCAACATTGTCTAAAGTGAAAAAAGATATTTGGAATCAAGAATATGCTGTGGAGGGTAAAGAGAAAAAAATTGAACTACACGTATCTCGAGTCGGCAATATTCCAGGAGAGCATGAAGTTGCTTTTATCAGTGATGAAGAACAAATTGTTCTTCGTCATACGGTGTTTTCGCGTGATGTTTTTGCTCGTGGAGTGTTGCGGATTTTGTCATGGTTAAAAACCGAGGCCCCTGAGCCAGGTTTGTATGGATTAGAAGATGTATTAAAGCTTTCTTTCAAGGGTGTAACACCCCTTGCTTAA